The genomic segment CGATACTCTTATAAAAATCGCCAATAAATTTAATGTTAGCATAGACTGGCTTCTTGGCAGAGTTGAAAGCAAAGACCTGGTAATATTGGAGACTAACAACTTACCCGAACAGTTAAGGGACATTGGCGTAGAATATTTGATGTTGGCTAAAGAAATGGAAGATAAAGAAATACCGCCTGAAGATGTACGCAAAATTATCGATGCAATAAATGCTCTTAAGAAAAAATAGAGTATTAAACAGCATAGTAAAAGCAAAGTAAATATATGTTACATATATTACAAATAATTTTACAAAATTAGTGCAAAATAGTTGCATTTTTTCTAAAGATAAAATAAAATATATATTAAAGATAAAATAAAATAAAATAAAATATATATGTAACTTGTGAAAATTTAATATAGTTAAGTGACAACATGCACGATAATGGTACACTTGCCGAAAGGTAGGGTCGCAAAGCTATGGGTCTAAGGGAAG from the Bacillota bacterium genome contains:
- a CDS encoding helix-turn-helix transcriptional regulator; protein product: MIGNRIKQLRKENNLTQNQFASLFGLYDSTISQYENGKREPEYDTLIKIANKFNVSIDWLLGRVESKDLVILETNNLPEQLRDIGVEYLMLAKEMEDKEIPPEDVRKIIDAINALKKK